A portion of the Nitratidesulfovibrio termitidis HI1 genome contains these proteins:
- the trpD gene encoding anthranilate phosphoribosyltransferase, producing the protein MQTATSTILETLATGVDLAPELAEAGFSRLMDGEMTCAQAGSFLMGLRMKGETPQELTEAVRAALARAVRVTGIDGPTIDIVGTGGDGRSSFNCSTATALTLAGMGHRVVKHGNRAVSSSCGAADAVEGLGLPLELDPDDVRALVAQRNFAFLFAPRFHPTFRNVMPIRRELGVRTLFNLLGPLLNPARPSHMLLGVARAELLPLMARTLLLTGVRRAAVVHGAGGYDELTPMGPAHIMLLEGDGEGHGSLTEISVDPADYGIAPCTPEELAVPDRDTAVRVLRELLSGGGPAPMRDMLVLNVGMALHLLEPGLALPDAMAAARLALAAGAGGKVLHA; encoded by the coding sequence TTCCACCATACTGGAAACACTGGCCACGGGCGTTGATCTTGCGCCGGAGCTGGCCGAGGCCGGGTTCTCGCGCCTGATGGACGGCGAGATGACCTGCGCGCAGGCGGGTTCGTTCCTGATGGGGCTGCGCATGAAGGGCGAGACCCCGCAGGAACTCACCGAGGCGGTGCGCGCCGCGCTGGCCCGCGCCGTGCGGGTGACCGGCATTGACGGCCCCACCATCGACATCGTGGGCACCGGCGGCGATGGCCGCTCGTCCTTCAACTGCTCCACGGCCACGGCGCTGACCCTGGCGGGCATGGGCCATCGGGTGGTCAAGCACGGCAACCGCGCGGTGTCGTCCTCGTGCGGGGCGGCGGACGCGGTGGAGGGCCTGGGCCTGCCGCTGGAACTGGACCCGGACGACGTGCGCGCGCTGGTGGCACAGCGCAACTTCGCCTTCCTGTTCGCGCCGCGCTTCCACCCAACGTTCCGCAACGTCATGCCCATCCGGCGCGAACTGGGCGTGCGCACCCTGTTCAACCTGCTGGGGCCGCTGCTCAACCCGGCCCGTCCCAGCCACATGCTGCTGGGCGTGGCCCGCGCCGAACTGCTGCCGCTGATGGCCCGGACCCTGCTGCTGACCGGCGTGCGCCGGGCGGCGGTGGTGCATGGCGCGGGCGGCTATGATGAACTGACGCCCATGGGCCCCGCGCACATCATGCTGCTGGAGGGCGACGGCGAAGGCCACGGCTCGCTCACGGAAATCAGCGTGGACCCGGCGGACTACGGCATCGCGCCCTGCACCCCCGAAGAACTGGCCGTGCCCGACCGCGACACCGCCGTGCGCGTGCTGCGCGAACTGCTGTCCGGCGGCGGTCCCGCCCCCATGCGCGACATGCTGGTGCTGAACGTGGGCATGGCCCTGCACCTGCTGGAGCCGGGTCTGGCCCTGCCCGACGCCATGGCCGCAGCGCGGCTGGCGCTGGCAGCCGGGGCAGGGGGGAAGGTGCTGCATGCTTGA